From a region of the Paenibacillus sp. R14(2021) genome:
- a CDS encoding NAD(P)/FAD-dependent oxidoreductase gives MLDCIIVGGGLAGLQAAIQLGRYAKYKVLVIDSGDGRSTLCRSYRNLLGYPDGVSGEAIRQAGLKQLGTYGMEQKPDTILEAASLPNGGFGLRGSSGASYESRTLLLATGVMDRLPGWPGLHPCLGLTVYVCPDCDGYEVKDRRTLVLGAGDVGARMALTLRAWTDELLYLNQESAKHPVSSELTARLAAAGIRHRQADVTAVNASMDGVFHGVLLRDGSEITAERAFVAFGGNEVRSQLAAQLGARLHENRHVWTDPRTKMTSIPQVWAAGDIAFHSEQAVIAMGEGAQAAIWMHKALTDMEERRP, from the coding sequence ATGCTAGACTGCATTATCGTTGGGGGCGGCCTTGCCGGCCTGCAGGCAGCGATTCAACTCGGACGTTATGCCAAGTATAAAGTGCTCGTCATCGATTCCGGAGACGGACGCTCCACGCTGTGCCGGAGCTATCGCAATTTGCTCGGATATCCGGACGGCGTCTCCGGCGAAGCCATCAGGCAGGCTGGTCTCAAGCAGCTTGGCACATACGGTATGGAGCAGAAGCCCGACACGATTCTTGAAGCCGCCAGCTTGCCAAACGGCGGCTTCGGCTTGCGAGGCAGCAGCGGCGCCTCCTATGAATCACGTACGCTGCTGCTCGCAACCGGCGTCATGGACAGGCTGCCCGGTTGGCCGGGTCTTCACCCCTGCCTAGGCTTGACCGTATACGTCTGTCCGGACTGCGACGGCTACGAGGTCAAGGACCGCCGAACGCTCGTGCTTGGCGCCGGCGATGTCGGCGCCCGCATGGCGCTTACCCTCCGTGCTTGGACGGACGAGCTGCTCTACCTAAACCAAGAGAGTGCGAAGCACCCCGTCAGTTCCGAGCTTACCGCACGATTGGCCGCAGCCGGGATTCGGCACCGGCAAGCAGACGTAACGGCCGTCAACGCTTCCATGGACGGTGTATTCCACGGTGTCCTGCTGCGGGATGGCTCGGAAATTACGGCCGAGCGCGCTTTCGTCGCCTTCGGCGGCAATGAGGTACGATCCCAGTTAGCCGCGCAGCTTGGCGCCCGACTTCACGAGAATCGGCATGTTTGGACCGACCCCCGTACCAAGATGACCAGCATCCCGCAGGTCTGGGCCGCCGGGGATATCGCGTTCCATTCCGAACAAGCGGTCATCGCCATGGGCGAAGGCGCCCAAGCCGCGATTTGGATGCATAAGGCGCTGACCGACATGGAAGAGAGACGGCCTTAA
- a CDS encoding glutathione peroxidase: MTTLYDLQATTNHGQTKSLSDYKGDVMLIVNTASKCGFTPQYEDLQKLYESYRDQGLQILGFPSNQFGEQEPGTDSDVQSFCQINYGVNFPLFAKSDVRGESANEVFRYLTESQPFRGFDTSEPSGKMLHAFLSEKLPEWLIDDSIKWNFTKFLIDREGNVVGRYESTVEPLAMKEDIEALLNAGK; the protein is encoded by the coding sequence ATGACTACACTATACGACCTTCAAGCCACAACGAACCACGGCCAAACGAAATCGCTGTCCGACTATAAGGGAGACGTAATGCTGATCGTCAACACGGCCAGCAAATGCGGATTTACGCCTCAGTATGAAGACTTGCAGAAGCTATACGAGAGCTACCGCGACCAAGGGCTGCAAATTCTCGGCTTCCCTTCCAATCAATTCGGCGAGCAGGAGCCAGGCACGGATTCCGACGTGCAAAGCTTCTGCCAAATCAATTATGGCGTTAATTTCCCGCTCTTCGCGAAATCGGACGTTCGGGGCGAGAGCGCGAACGAGGTATTCCGCTATTTGACGGAATCGCAGCCTTTCCGCGGATTCGATACCTCCGAGCCAAGCGGCAAAATGCTGCATGCCTTCCTCAGCGAGAAGCTGCCGGAATGGCTGATCGACGACTCGATCAAATGGAACTTCACCAAATTCCTAATCGACCGCGAAGGCAATGTTGTTGGACGCTATGAGTCGACGGTAGAACCGCTCGCTATGAAAGAGGATATCGAGGCGCTGCTGAACGCAGGTAAATAA
- a CDS encoding MBL fold metallo-hydrolase, which produces MIKLRKGAWTLFESALYKTTSTVIQTEDAVLIVDPCWLPHEVEEIRRYAGDMALNGKRKYVLFTHSDFDHIIGYGAFPDAEVIASAAFADKSEAAKQKIVEQILAFDDDYYLERNYEIAYPAVTHRVERDGQLLQLGTDLRLTFYLSPGHNDDGLFTVVEPLGLLLAGDYWSDLEFPYIYHSSTLYEETIGKLDTMLTAHEVKRLIPGHGSSTADIGEMKRRQTADFAYIAALRGAVGSGDQETIDALIDGCRFPRNMRKFHKGNQELMERELRAKS; this is translated from the coding sequence ATGATTAAACTGCGTAAAGGCGCATGGACGCTCTTCGAGAGCGCGCTGTACAAAACGACCTCGACGGTCATCCAAACGGAGGATGCCGTGCTGATCGTCGATCCCTGCTGGCTGCCGCATGAGGTAGAGGAAATTCGCCGGTATGCCGGCGATATGGCGCTGAACGGGAAGCGCAAATACGTGCTGTTCACGCACTCGGATTTTGACCATATTATCGGATACGGGGCTTTTCCGGATGCGGAAGTGATCGCTTCGGCTGCGTTCGCGGATAAGAGCGAGGCAGCGAAGCAGAAGATTGTCGAGCAGATTCTGGCATTCGACGACGATTATTACTTGGAGCGAAATTATGAGATTGCGTATCCGGCAGTTACGCATCGCGTGGAGCGTGACGGGCAGCTCCTGCAGCTTGGCACCGATTTGCGGCTGACCTTCTACCTCTCGCCGGGTCATAACGATGACGGTCTATTTACCGTCGTCGAACCGCTTGGACTGCTGCTGGCGGGCGACTACTGGTCGGATCTTGAGTTTCCGTATATCTATCACAGCAGCACGCTGTACGAGGAAACGATTGGCAAGCTGGATACGATGCTGACGGCGCATGAGGTAAAGCGGCTCATCCCGGGCCACGGCAGCTCGACGGCGGATATCGGCGAGATGAAGCGGCGCCAGACGGCTGATTTTGCATATATCGCTGCCCTGCGCGGTGCGGTGGGAAGCGGGGACCAGGAGACGATCGACGCATTGATTGACGGCTGCCGGTTTCCCCGCAACATGCGGAAGTTCCATAAGGGAAATCAGGAGCTGATGGAGCGGGAGCTACGCGCGAAATCGTGA
- a CDS encoding DEAD/DEAH box helicase: protein MTKQEHSFHAYGLGDDIIRAIDSLGYEEPTAVQREVIPHVLSQRDLTVRAQTGSGKTAAFGIPICELIEWEENRPQALVLTPTRELAGQVKEDLINIGRFKRIKAVAIYGQQPFAGQKIELQQKVHVVAGTPGRVLDHIQRGTFDVERLRFLVIDEADEMLNRGFIEQVEAIIKELPAERMTLLFSATLPPDVERLCHAYMRNPLDIAIESGSIAVERIAHELYIVNDSRKIALLKAVTAMENPDSCIIFCSTQEAVDLVNRELRRSGYPCDKIHGGMEQDDRFSVMHAFRRHEFRYLAATDVAARGIDIENVTHVINYDLPMDSEKFVHRIGRTGRAGLSGKAITFAAPNEEKRLADIERYLGFELPRSEAPAEEDVAAAQEAFQHKLQAASPVKLDKRELLSQDIMKLYFNGGKKKKLRAVDFVGTIAKLEGMTAADIGIISIQDNVTFVDILNGKGRLVLHAMKTTTIKGKQLKVHEANK, encoded by the coding sequence ATGACAAAGCAAGAGCATTCATTTCACGCCTACGGCCTCGGCGACGACATTATCCGCGCGATTGACAGCCTCGGCTACGAGGAGCCGACCGCTGTGCAGCGCGAGGTCATTCCCCATGTGCTGTCGCAGCGGGATTTGACCGTTCGAGCCCAGACGGGGAGCGGTAAGACCGCCGCTTTCGGCATTCCGATCTGCGAGCTGATCGAATGGGAGGAGAACCGGCCGCAGGCGCTGGTACTGACGCCGACCCGGGAGCTGGCCGGGCAGGTGAAGGAGGATCTCATTAACATCGGCCGCTTCAAGCGCATCAAGGCGGTGGCGATCTATGGGCAGCAGCCGTTCGCCGGTCAGAAGATCGAGCTGCAGCAGAAGGTTCACGTCGTTGCGGGAACGCCGGGCCGCGTGCTGGATCATATCCAGCGCGGGACGTTCGACGTGGAGCGGCTCCGTTTTCTAGTGATCGACGAAGCGGATGAGATGCTAAACCGCGGCTTTATCGAGCAGGTAGAGGCGATTATTAAGGAGCTGCCGGCCGAGCGGATGACGCTGCTCTTCTCCGCGACGCTCCCGCCTGACGTGGAGCGGCTCTGCCATGCTTATATGCGCAATCCGCTGGATATTGCCATCGAATCCGGAAGCATTGCAGTGGAGCGGATCGCGCATGAGCTCTATATCGTGAATGACAGCCGTAAAATCGCGCTGCTCAAAGCCGTTACCGCCATGGAAAACCCGGACAGCTGCATCATCTTCTGCTCGACGCAGGAGGCGGTGGATCTGGTGAACCGCGAGCTTCGGCGCAGCGGCTACCCGTGCGACAAAATCCACGGCGGGATGGAGCAGGACGACCGGTTCAGCGTCATGCATGCCTTCCGGCGTCATGAATTCCGCTATCTCGCGGCAACTGATGTGGCGGCAAGGGGCATCGATATCGAGAACGTCACCCATGTCATCAACTATGACCTGCCTATGGACAGCGAGAAGTTCGTGCACCGGATCGGCCGAACAGGCCGTGCGGGCTTAAGCGGCAAAGCCATTACGTTCGCAGCGCCTAATGAAGAGAAGCGGCTTGCGGATATCGAGCGCTACCTCGGATTTGAACTGCCGCGGTCGGAAGCGCCAGCCGAAGAAGACGTGGCAGCGGCGCAGGAGGCGTTTCAGCACAAGCTGCAGGCAGCTTCACCGGTGAAGCTGGATAAGCGGGAGCTGCTGAGTCAGGACATTATGAAGCTGTATTTTAACGGGGGCAAGAAGAAGAAGCTGCGTGCAGTCGATTTCGTCGGGACGATTGCGAAGCTGGAGGGAATGACGGCGGCGGATATCGGGATCATCTCCATTCAAGATAATGTGACGTTCGTGGACATTCTGAACGGCAAGGGCCGATTGGTTCTGCACGCGATGAAGACGACGACGATCAAAGGCAAGCAGCTGAAGGTGCATGAAGCGAATAAATAA
- a CDS encoding quinone oxidoreductase, which yields MKALVFHTFGGPEVLQLQEVPDPVLAPGTVLVRMQVVGLNFADVYRRQGNYHLVGEPPYILGYEGAGIVEQTAPDVTGVRVGDRIGFADVPHANAELVVVPADRVIPLPDDISFEAAASVLLQGLTAHYLATDSYPVKTGDKVLVHAAAGGVGQLLVQLCKAKGAEVLGLTSSEAKRAAALKAGADEVLRYDGDWVNEALAWSASRGGEPGFDAAYDAVGATLMDSFRAVRTRGTVVFFGMAGGDPPLVDPRMLMDTSKTLTGGDLWNHVTTSVERIRRSGELFEAIRSGRISLEDPKLFPLAEGADAHRWIESRSSTGKMLLIP from the coding sequence ATGAAAGCACTTGTTTTTCATACATTCGGCGGACCTGAAGTGCTGCAGCTGCAAGAAGTTCCGGATCCCGTACTCGCGCCAGGTACGGTCCTTGTGCGGATGCAGGTCGTTGGGCTGAACTTCGCGGATGTTTACCGGCGGCAGGGCAATTACCATTTGGTCGGCGAGCCGCCCTATATACTGGGCTATGAAGGAGCCGGTATCGTCGAGCAGACGGCACCGGACGTGACCGGCGTTCGGGTTGGCGACCGCATCGGCTTTGCGGATGTGCCTCATGCCAATGCGGAGCTCGTCGTCGTGCCCGCGGACCGGGTTATACCGCTGCCGGACGATATCAGCTTCGAAGCTGCGGCGTCCGTCCTGCTGCAAGGGCTGACTGCCCATTACCTGGCGACCGACAGCTATCCCGTCAAGACCGGCGACAAGGTGCTCGTCCATGCCGCTGCCGGCGGGGTCGGGCAGCTGCTCGTTCAGCTGTGCAAAGCGAAGGGCGCCGAGGTTCTTGGACTCACGTCCAGCGAGGCGAAGCGGGCCGCTGCCTTGAAGGCAGGGGCGGATGAGGTGCTTCGCTATGACGGCGACTGGGTGAACGAGGCACTGGCTTGGTCGGCCTCACGCGGCGGCGAGCCCGGCTTCGATGCCGCTTACGACGCCGTGGGAGCGACTTTAATGGACAGCTTCCGTGCGGTTCGTACACGCGGCACGGTCGTTTTCTTCGGCATGGCGGGCGGAGATCCGCCTCTGGTCGATCCGCGGATGCTGATGGATACGAGCAAGACGCTGACCGGCGGGGATTTGTGGAATCATGTTACGACGTCGGTCGAACGAATCCGGCGTTCGGGTGAGCTGTTCGAGGCGATTCGCAGCGGACGGATTTCATTGGAAGATCCGAAGCTGTTCCCGCTTGCGGAAGGCGCCGACGCGCATCGCTGGATCGAGAGCCGGTCGAGCACGGGCAAGATGCTGCTCATTCCGTAA
- a CDS encoding LacI family DNA-binding transcriptional regulator, translating into MTKEKVTIQNIADALGISRNTASKALNDNGNLPAETRNRVIQKAIELKYKQFAYVESQHMVSKTTGNIALFTCNMPNNSHFGSSLLSGLEEKISSEGYNLSIHIIRESETAALMLPMNFEPSKVDGIICIEMFDKAYSEMIGGLGIPAIFIDSSADILFSELQADIILMENEHSVYTIVKKLVESGHKRIGFAGDYNHCRSFNERWIGYNRALIESGLHCDLSVCIVDKDKNFFSEPDWVDKQLERMAVLPSAFICANDFIAVGILPALKNRNIRIPEDIVVTGFDDATESRIVDPQLTTVHIHNKDMGIITAEILLSRIKTPSKPYQITHVKTDPIFRPSTGSLGKSERVQSTT; encoded by the coding sequence ATGACCAAAGAAAAAGTAACGATACAAAATATCGCGGATGCCCTCGGTATCTCGAGAAACACCGCATCCAAAGCATTGAACGACAATGGCAACCTGCCCGCAGAGACACGAAACAGGGTCATTCAAAAAGCAATCGAGCTAAAATACAAGCAGTTCGCCTACGTCGAATCCCAACACATGGTTAGTAAAACGACAGGCAATATCGCGCTCTTCACGTGTAATATGCCTAACAATTCGCACTTCGGGTCCTCGCTGCTCAGTGGGCTTGAGGAAAAAATCAGCTCCGAAGGCTATAATCTATCGATCCATATCATCCGCGAATCTGAAACCGCTGCTTTGATGCTCCCTATGAATTTCGAGCCCTCGAAAGTGGATGGCATCATTTGTATCGAGATGTTTGACAAGGCTTACAGTGAAATGATCGGCGGCTTAGGTATTCCGGCCATCTTTATCGATTCCTCCGCCGACATTCTCTTCTCAGAGCTGCAAGCGGACATCATTCTCATGGAAAACGAACACAGCGTGTATACCATTGTCAAGAAGCTTGTCGAGAGCGGACACAAACGGATCGGTTTCGCGGGCGATTACAATCACTGCCGAAGCTTCAATGAGCGATGGATCGGTTATAACCGCGCCTTGATTGAATCCGGCCTTCATTGCGATCTCTCCGTCTGCATCGTGGACAAGGACAAGAACTTCTTCTCCGAGCCCGACTGGGTTGATAAGCAACTGGAGCGCATGGCGGTGCTGCCTTCTGCCTTCATATGCGCCAATGATTTCATTGCCGTCGGCATTTTACCTGCACTCAAGAACAGAAACATCCGCATTCCGGAGGATATAGTCGTCACCGGTTTCGATGATGCCACCGAATCGCGAATCGTGGACCCGCAACTAACAACTGTCCATATTCACAACAAGGACATGGGCATTATCACCGCCGAAATACTATTGTCCCGCATTAAGACGCCATCCAAACCGTACCAAATCACGCATGTCAAAACCGATCCGATATTCAGGCCATCCACCGGAAGCCTGGGCAAATCGGAACGGGTTCAAAGCACGACATAA
- a CDS encoding futalosine hydrolase, which translates to MGKEENTNRGRVLIVTAVAAERDAVLRGLGGDERFHVVAAGVGPAAAAAGTAAALAAGGYRLAVSAGIAGGFAGTAAVGSLVVAGEIIAADLGVETPDGFASVDALGFGSSRIGVDARLAGALAAGIAAAGLPVSTGPVLTVTTATGMAATAAEHERRVPGAAAEAMEGFGVATAALQFGLPALELRAISNAVGPRDRDAWRIGDALQALERASRILTEVL; encoded by the coding sequence ATGGGGAAAGAGGAGAATACAAACCGCGGGCGCGTCCTGATCGTTACTGCGGTGGCCGCGGAGCGCGATGCCGTGCTGCGCGGCTTGGGGGGCGACGAACGATTTCACGTCGTCGCCGCTGGCGTAGGGCCGGCGGCGGCGGCGGCCGGCACCGCCGCGGCGCTGGCCGCGGGCGGCTACCGGCTCGCGGTCAGCGCAGGCATCGCGGGCGGCTTCGCCGGTACAGCCGCCGTGGGCTCGCTTGTGGTGGCCGGCGAAATCATCGCCGCCGATCTGGGGGTCGAGACCCCGGACGGCTTCGCGAGCGTGGACGCGCTCGGGTTCGGCTCGTCCCGCATCGGGGTCGACGCCCGCCTCGCGGGCGCCTTGGCCGCGGGCATCGCCGCGGCCGGTCTGCCGGTGAGCACAGGTCCCGTGCTCACCGTAACGACCGCGACGGGAATGGCCGCAACCGCCGCGGAGCATGAACGGCGCGTGCCAGGCGCAGCGGCCGAAGCCATGGAGGGCTTCGGCGTAGCGACGGCCGCGCTGCAGTTTGGCCTACCCGCGCTGGAGCTGCGGGCGATTTCCAACGCGGTCGGACCGCGAGACAGAGATGCTTGGCGAATCGGCGATGCGCTGCAGGCGCTGGAACGTGCAAGCCGGATTTTGACGGAGGTGCTGTAA
- a CDS encoding 1,4-dihydroxy-6-naphthoate synthase: protein MKIAFSPCPNDTFVFHALVHGQVPGAPSFDVTYADIDITNNWAAAREGPEVLKISFAALPWVLDDYALLPCGGALGRGCGPLVLTKNGAADPASLSGKRVAVPSERSTAYLLFRLWAAQNIPGGNLDIVVMPFHEIMPAVRDGSIDAGLVIHEARFTYQNYGLHMMTDLGSWWESDTGLPIPLGAIIARRSLDTASLTAWIRSSVEYAWANPEASAAYVMEHAQEMSPTVANQHIALYVNEFSRNLGASGYAAIEALLGRAMKEGFVPAFDMAKLRS from the coding sequence ATGAAAATTGCTTTCTCGCCATGCCCGAACGATACATTTGTTTTCCACGCCTTGGTTCATGGACAGGTGCCAGGCGCGCCTTCATTCGACGTGACCTACGCGGATATTGATATTACGAACAATTGGGCAGCAGCCAGGGAAGGGCCGGAGGTGCTCAAAATTTCTTTCGCTGCCCTGCCTTGGGTGCTGGACGACTACGCCCTGCTGCCTTGCGGCGGCGCACTCGGACGCGGCTGCGGCCCGCTCGTGCTGACGAAGAACGGCGCAGCCGACCCCGCTTCCCTGAGCGGTAAACGGGTAGCCGTGCCAAGCGAGCGTTCCACGGCTTATCTGCTCTTCCGCTTATGGGCGGCCCAGAACATTCCCGGCGGCAATCTCGACATCGTCGTCATGCCGTTTCATGAAATCATGCCCGCCGTCCGGGACGGCTCCATCGACGCCGGTCTCGTCATTCACGAAGCGCGGTTCACGTACCAGAACTACGGCCTGCACATGATGACGGACCTCGGCAGCTGGTGGGAATCCGACACCGGCCTTCCGATTCCGCTCGGCGCGATTATTGCCCGCCGCTCGCTCGATACCGCTTCGCTGACGGCCTGGATTCGCAGCTCCGTGGAATATGCATGGGCCAATCCGGAGGCGTCCGCCGCCTACGTCATGGAACACGCGCAGGAAATGTCGCCAACCGTAGCGAATCAGCATATTGCACTCTACGTCAACGAATTTTCCCGCAATCTAGGAGCGAGCGGTTACGCCGCAATCGAAGCGCTGCTTGGACGAGCGATGAAAGAAGGCTTCGTACCGGCTTTTGATATGGCTAAGCTTCGTTCATAA
- a CDS encoding glycoside hydrolase family 38 C-terminal domain-containing protein, with protein sequence MNDMPYTPIKLDVLRNTLKGIESRIYTKLAPLEMTAYATKEPVVFAERESGQRLELKAGDKWGELWDCAWFHFKGLVPREAAGSKVVLLIDVNGELCIFDEEGTPVQGLTNVNSEFDLTLGLPGKRVFPLLASAVGGETVDLWADAGNNDLFGFYRSGTVKEADIAICHEDTRQLYYDYEVLLDYAEHIDDKSARTARILQALYDVHLLLRDPSVEVIAKARQVLAAELAKQGGDPTMTATAVGHAHIDLAWLWPIRETFRKGARTFATVLRMMEKYPDYVFGASQPQLYQWVKEQHPKLYAQIKQRIAEGRWEVQGAMWVEPDSNIAGGEALIRQILHGKRFFKEEFGLDMRMLWVPDIFGYTASLPQLLKQSGVDYVMTQKLSWSVHNDHPHHTFFWEGIDGTSVLTHLPPEDTYNGPALPRSIIKAERDYYDKNVSDHCLVVFGIGDGGGGPGEEHLERLARVKNLQGLIPVKQEPAITFFDKLNTNSQRYKTWKGELYLEKHQGTLTSQARNKRFNRKLEKALRELEFAASLAIAAGKGEYPAKELETIWKEVLLYQFHDILPGSSITRVFDESLARYEVLLSRVNELTAAAYKDAASAVATTSAANPAVMFNSLPWDRKEWVRTTGGQWLQADVPAMGYGVVDMASLPEQPAFELQAADDLLENELIRVTFNPDGSISSIYDKTLQREVLAPGETANVLSIYHDNGDAWDFPEDYAAAQSTPMTLTESRASIDGPQAILEQRYAYGKSTLTQHIALTAGSKQLVFSTEADWQEDGKMLRANFPLNVYTDAANCEIQFGHLKRPTHRNTMWDYAKDEICAHQWIDLSQPDFGAAILNDCKYGYSANGHTISIHLLRSPSYPDPTCDRAQHQFRYAVLPHEGDFLAAEVYKAGYAFNTPLAVAAAGGSEAGVLPERFSAIALEGRGVMIEAVKKAEDENALIVRLYETSGANASVRLNVNIAHASAVLADLMEQEIAPLTGTDNGYDLQFSPFEIKTVKVSL encoded by the coding sequence ATGAACGATATGCCTTACACACCGATTAAATTGGACGTTCTTCGCAATACGCTGAAAGGAATCGAGTCCCGTATTTACACGAAACTCGCACCGCTTGAAATGACGGCTTATGCAACGAAGGAGCCGGTCGTGTTCGCGGAGCGCGAATCCGGGCAGCGTCTGGAATTGAAAGCCGGCGACAAATGGGGCGAGCTGTGGGACTGCGCTTGGTTTCATTTTAAAGGGCTGGTGCCTCGCGAAGCGGCCGGCAGCAAAGTCGTGCTGCTGATCGATGTAAACGGCGAGCTCTGCATCTTTGACGAGGAAGGTACGCCGGTGCAAGGCTTGACGAACGTGAACTCGGAGTTCGACCTGACGCTGGGTCTGCCGGGCAAGCGCGTATTCCCGCTGCTTGCGTCGGCTGTCGGCGGCGAGACCGTGGATTTGTGGGCAGATGCCGGGAACAATGATTTATTCGGCTTCTACCGTAGCGGAACCGTGAAGGAAGCGGACATTGCTATCTGTCATGAGGACACTCGCCAGCTGTATTACGATTACGAAGTGCTGCTTGATTATGCCGAGCATATCGACGACAAGTCCGCGCGGACGGCGCGTATTCTTCAAGCACTTTATGATGTTCATCTCCTATTGCGGGATCCGTCGGTGGAGGTTATTGCGAAGGCGCGTCAGGTGCTGGCGGCCGAGCTTGCCAAGCAGGGCGGCGATCCGACGATGACAGCAACGGCTGTTGGCCACGCGCATATCGACTTGGCCTGGCTGTGGCCGATCCGCGAAACATTCCGTAAAGGCGCGCGGACCTTCGCGACCGTGCTGCGTATGATGGAGAAATACCCTGACTACGTGTTTGGCGCGAGCCAGCCGCAGCTGTACCAGTGGGTGAAGGAGCAGCATCCGAAGCTGTATGCGCAGATCAAGCAGCGCATTGCGGAAGGACGCTGGGAAGTGCAGGGCGCGATGTGGGTGGAGCCGGACTCCAACATCGCGGGCGGCGAGGCGCTCATACGCCAGATTCTGCACGGCAAACGGTTCTTCAAAGAAGAATTCGGCCTCGATATGCGCATGCTGTGGGTGCCGGATATTTTCGGCTATACGGCAAGCTTGCCTCAGCTGCTGAAGCAGTCAGGCGTCGACTACGTCATGACGCAGAAGCTGTCGTGGAGCGTGCACAACGATCATCCGCATCATACGTTCTTCTGGGAAGGCATCGACGGCACGAGCGTGCTGACGCATCTGCCGCCGGAGGATACGTACAACGGTCCGGCGCTTCCGCGTTCCATCATTAAGGCGGAGCGGGACTACTACGACAAGAATGTATCCGACCATTGCCTGGTCGTTTTCGGTATCGGTGACGGCGGCGGCGGCCCAGGCGAAGAGCATCTGGAGCGGCTGGCGCGCGTGAAGAATCTGCAGGGGCTAATTCCCGTGAAGCAGGAGCCGGCCATTACCTTCTTCGACAAGCTGAATACGAACAGCCAGCGCTACAAGACATGGAAGGGCGAGCTGTACCTGGAGAAGCATCAAGGCACGCTCACCAGCCAAGCACGCAACAAGCGGTTCAACCGCAAGCTGGAGAAGGCGCTGCGCGAATTGGAATTCGCGGCATCGCTCGCCATCGCCGCGGGTAAAGGCGAATATCCGGCCAAGGAGCTGGAGACGATTTGGAAAGAAGTGCTGCTCTACCAGTTCCACGACATTCTCCCGGGCTCATCGATCACGCGCGTCTTCGACGAATCGCTGGCACGCTATGAAGTGCTGCTAAGCCGCGTCAACGAGCTGACGGCGGCCGCTTATAAGGACGCCGCTTCCGCGGTTGCAACGACAAGCGCGGCGAATCCGGCGGTGATGTTCAACTCGCTGCCATGGGACCGCAAGGAATGGGTGCGTACGACGGGCGGCCAATGGCTGCAAGCTGACGTTCCTGCCATGGGCTACGGAGTCGTGGACATGGCCTCGCTGCCTGAGCAGCCGGCATTCGAGCTTCAAGCGGCCGATGATCTGCTTGAGAACGAGCTCATCCGCGTGACATTCAATCCGGACGGTAGCATCAGCTCGATATACGACAAGACGCTTCAGCGTGAAGTGCTCGCACCGGGCGAGACGGCGAACGTACTGTCCATCTACCATGATAACGGCGACGCTTGGGATTTCCCGGAGGACTACGCCGCGGCGCAATCGACGCCGATGACCTTGACGGAAAGCCGCGCAAGCATCGACGGACCGCAGGCGATCCTGGAGCAGCGCTACGCGTACGGCAAATCTACGCTGACGCAGCACATCGCGCTGACGGCAGGCAGTAAGCAGCTGGTGTTCAGCACCGAAGCGGACTGGCAGGAAGACGGCAAAATGCTGCGCGCCAATTTCCCGCTGAACGTGTACACGGATGCGGCCAACTGCGAGATTCAGTTCGGACACTTAAAGCGCCCGACGCACCGCAACACGATGTGGGATTATGCGAAGGATGAAATTTGCGCGCATCAGTGGATCGATCTGTCGCAGCCAGACTTCGGCGCGGCGATCTTAAACGACTGCAAATACGGGTACAGCGCAAACGGGCATACCATCAGCATCCATTTGCTGCGCAGCCCGTCGTATCCGGACCCGACCTGCGACCGCGCGCAGCACCAATTCCGCTATGCGGTACTGCCGCATGAAGGAGATTTCCTCGCAGCGGAGGTCTACAAAGCCGGTTATGCGTTCAATACGCCGCTGGCCGTCGCCGCTGCAGGCGGCTCGGAAGCCGGTGTCCTGCCGGAACGGTTCTCGGCAATCGCGCTCGAAGGCCGCGGCGTTATGATCGAAGCCGTGAAGAAGGCGGAGGACGAGAATGCCTTGATCGTGCGTCTCTATGAGACATCGGGAGCTAATGCGTCGGTTCGGCTGAACGTGAACATCGCTCATGCTTCTGCTGTCCTTGCAGATCTAATGGAGCAGGAGATCGCGCCGCTTACCGGCACGGATAACGGCTACGACTTGCAGTTCTCGCCGTTCGAGATTAAGACGGTGAAGGTCAGCCTCTAA